One Alicyclobacillus acidoterrestris DNA window includes the following coding sequences:
- a CDS encoding TlpA family protein disulfide reductase — MNRLAIGISTLAVCLLMTGCAIGANGASANQNGTTSGQLVFQNKTSEMRITPDNKMDASLVTTTDDTHIDVLDSQGHRVILNAEKTPALIVAYWCPHCQRTLKLLSSHQSQLSELPVLIHTGFPDGTTLAEAKKVVATEVKDLNLHGFTSYYALGSSFAKQYAPKGYPTLLYGSNKGVQSLVGEHVLSVWDEVLTTPL; from the coding sequence GTGAACCGTCTGGCCATTGGAATATCTACTCTAGCGGTTTGTCTGTTGATGACAGGCTGTGCAATTGGGGCGAACGGCGCTTCAGCCAATCAAAATGGGACGACGAGTGGGCAACTCGTTTTTCAAAACAAGACGAGCGAGATGCGCATCACGCCCGACAATAAAATGGATGCCAGTCTGGTGACGACCACGGATGACACCCACATTGACGTGCTCGATAGTCAGGGCCATCGGGTGATTCTCAACGCAGAGAAGACACCTGCGTTGATTGTGGCGTACTGGTGTCCGCATTGTCAGCGGACGTTAAAGCTCTTGTCGAGCCACCAGTCGCAACTCTCTGAGTTACCTGTGCTGATTCATACTGGATTTCCAGACGGCACGACGCTCGCGGAGGCGAAAAAGGTGGTGGCGACGGAAGTGAAAGACCTCAATTTACATGGGTTTACGTCGTATTATGCGCTAGGGTCGAGTTTTGCGAAGCAGTATGCGCCAAAAGGGTATCCGACGTTGCTTTATGGTTCGAACAAAGGCGTTCAATCGTTGGTCGGAGAGCATGTCCTCAGTGTCTGGGATGAGGTGCTGACGACCCCGCTGTAA
- the aiiA gene encoding quorum-quenching N-acyl homoserine lactonase AiiA, protein MTVERVYLLPAGNCLVDQSVLNETLSSGKLVNLPIWSYLIETTDGPILIDTGMPDGLAVDQLGPEPGPEAGQIIPRMTKRDAIVSVLARAGYSPEQMVCVISSHWHFDHAGGNAHFQTPPIYVQRAEYDAAMTSDDYPPECRVSGLNYRFVEGDYQLAPGIDLLYTPGHSNGHQSILLNTAESGRILLTVDAAYTRENFVDGVPFAGVDGRQMAKSIERLKDVVKAERPRVFFGHDVEQGNLWPIYPNAM, encoded by the coding sequence ATGACCGTAGAGCGCGTCTATTTATTGCCGGCAGGAAACTGTCTCGTCGACCAGTCGGTCTTGAACGAAACCTTGTCTTCCGGCAAGTTGGTTAATCTGCCTATCTGGTCGTACCTCATCGAGACGACAGACGGTCCGATATTGATAGATACGGGGATGCCCGATGGCTTGGCGGTGGATCAGTTAGGACCGGAGCCTGGCCCAGAAGCGGGGCAGATTATTCCGCGCATGACAAAACGCGATGCGATTGTTTCCGTTTTGGCACGTGCCGGATATTCCCCTGAGCAGATGGTGTGTGTGATTAGTTCGCACTGGCATTTCGATCACGCCGGCGGCAACGCCCACTTCCAAACGCCGCCCATCTACGTTCAGCGCGCCGAATACGATGCGGCCATGACGAGTGACGACTACCCGCCGGAATGTCGAGTGTCGGGGCTCAACTATCGATTTGTGGAAGGGGACTACCAACTCGCCCCGGGTATTGATTTGCTCTATACGCCTGGACATTCGAACGGGCATCAGTCGATTCTTTTGAATACAGCCGAGTCTGGTCGCATCCTGCTGACGGTGGATGCTGCATACACCCGCGAGAACTTTGTGGATGGCGTGCCGTTCGCTGGCGTCGACGGCCGACAAATGGCAAAATCGATTGAACGATTGAAGGACGTGGTGAAAGCTGAACGACCGCGTGTGTTCTTTGGTCATGATGTCGAACAGGGAAATCTGTGGCCAATCTATCCAAACGCTATGTAA
- a CDS encoding ABC transporter ATP-binding protein — translation MPQAIEPIMHTPTLSVRDLTFVIDDHFILNQVSFDLHPGELMAVVGPSGSGKSSLLNVIAGFLQPTQGEIYLRGTNVSSPQRLVPPEQRKIGMVFQSHALWPQLSVLDNVAYPLRRQGKTKKEAQTIARETLSAIGMGAFTNRFPEQLSGGQQQRVGLARALAANPCLYLFDEPTANLDPVNRQAFIDEVSRRQKSAGIAGIYVTHHIQEAFEIADRVMVFMGGSIAQIGRPVDIYQRPASVQVAALSGKYNTIHAIVESHSPETDTYQVHIAEHSLRLTVNSPHQLVVGERVNLLIRPEWSTIGEGLPTTVERVRYQGSVTEYELHSQLGQLYTRQLRPPEYSVGQFLFWRPTQATVVD, via the coding sequence ATGCCACAAGCCATCGAACCTATCATGCACACACCGACCCTGTCTGTTCGAGACCTAACGTTTGTCATCGATGACCATTTCATTCTCAATCAAGTATCCTTCGACCTTCACCCCGGTGAGCTCATGGCCGTTGTCGGTCCATCAGGATCCGGCAAGAGCAGCCTACTCAACGTCATCGCCGGATTTCTTCAACCGACACAAGGAGAAATCTATCTTCGCGGAACCAATGTCTCATCACCGCAGCGACTCGTTCCGCCTGAACAGCGCAAGATTGGGATGGTCTTTCAATCGCATGCCCTCTGGCCACAGTTGTCCGTACTCGACAACGTCGCGTATCCTCTTAGGCGACAAGGCAAAACGAAAAAAGAGGCGCAAACCATCGCCCGCGAGACACTGTCTGCCATCGGTATGGGAGCGTTCACAAATCGGTTTCCCGAACAGCTCTCGGGCGGACAGCAACAGCGCGTCGGGCTAGCGCGGGCACTTGCAGCCAATCCCTGCCTCTACCTATTTGACGAACCGACGGCCAATTTAGATCCGGTCAATCGGCAAGCGTTTATTGACGAAGTCAGTCGACGGCAAAAATCCGCGGGCATCGCGGGCATCTACGTCACCCATCACATCCAAGAGGCGTTTGAGATAGCGGACAGGGTGATGGTGTTCATGGGGGGAAGTATTGCGCAAATCGGCAGACCTGTGGATATTTATCAGCGTCCGGCGTCTGTCCAAGTCGCGGCATTGAGTGGAAAGTACAATACTATCCATGCGATAGTGGAAAGCCACTCACCCGAAACGGACACCTATCAAGTTCATATCGCCGAGCACTCTCTGCGTCTCACAGTAAATAGTCCACACCAACTGGTCGTTGGAGAACGCGTAAATCTTCTCATCCGACCAGAATGGTCGACAATTGGCGAGGGCCTGCCCACCACCGTAGAGCGCGTTCGCTATCAGGGAAGTGTGACGGAGTATGAGCTACATAGCCAACTGGGCCAACTGTACACCCGCCAATTGCGGCCTCCTGAGTACAGTGTGGGACAATTCTTGTTTTGGCGACCGACACAGGCCACCGTCGTCGATTGA
- a CDS encoding ABC transporter permease: MRHRRLAVWLFGWFWSGIYGPWGVIVLLAVHTAPIAYLSGLMALRRISQPTRHAARIHGAGLWSAFYVVTWPSIKPSLLAAAGLVFAYNLGDFGIPFELGVPVHFQTTTTQIYADLTMQMSGGLPSAVLLSLLLSIIALALTMASLQKQNHRQTLMTLNASPSLRQRTGKMPFIKRLVLLVFALYTIVCVVIPLISTILVSLTRAYGLTPAPWNWDIHGLVGVFEGDVGSAARNSVMLAAATTGIVCILGLVTSEVAHRSRAGRWINRIAWVPYALPGSVIGVALILSDSRVLYGTLFIILLAYVARFWGLADTIVQLREQVPSVQQRAVRVSGGSPAAMYRLGIWPYLASSVQSTFIMVFVSAVYELTISSLLYGPSSSTLAVVVMSANQAGDIKTTAAISVWMTCLMVVAMALLTWLPTRVKRRIPRTPDTIPSPSVHPFVESTLSD; the protein is encoded by the coding sequence ATCAGGCACCGTCGACTGGCTGTTTGGCTGTTTGGCTGGTTCTGGTCCGGAATTTACGGGCCTTGGGGCGTCATCGTCTTACTCGCAGTACATACGGCGCCCATCGCCTACTTGAGTGGACTGATGGCGCTTCGTCGCATCTCGCAGCCGACGCGGCACGCTGCTCGGATTCACGGCGCAGGGCTCTGGTCCGCTTTTTACGTGGTCACCTGGCCCTCCATCAAACCCAGCCTGCTCGCGGCAGCAGGACTCGTGTTCGCCTACAATCTCGGCGATTTCGGCATCCCGTTTGAGCTCGGCGTCCCTGTGCACTTTCAAACGACCACCACGCAAATCTACGCCGACTTGACCATGCAGATGTCCGGTGGCTTGCCATCCGCCGTGTTGTTGTCCCTCCTTCTGTCCATCATCGCACTGGCGCTGACCATGGCCAGTTTGCAAAAACAAAACCACCGACAAACGCTGATGACGCTCAACGCGTCGCCTTCGCTGCGGCAGAGGACTGGCAAGATGCCGTTCATCAAACGCCTCGTGCTCCTCGTCTTCGCGCTTTACACCATCGTGTGTGTGGTCATTCCACTGATCAGCACCATCTTAGTCAGCCTCACACGTGCCTACGGGCTCACACCCGCGCCGTGGAATTGGGACATTCATGGATTGGTGGGCGTTTTCGAAGGCGATGTCGGATCGGCTGCCAGAAACAGCGTCATGTTGGCCGCAGCCACGACTGGTATCGTGTGCATTCTGGGGCTTGTCACGTCCGAAGTCGCGCACCGCAGCCGCGCGGGACGGTGGATCAACCGCATCGCGTGGGTGCCGTATGCGCTCCCGGGATCAGTCATTGGCGTCGCCCTGATTCTGAGCGACAGCCGCGTGTTGTACGGGACACTTTTCATCATTCTCCTGGCCTATGTGGCTCGATTCTGGGGGCTGGCCGACACCATCGTCCAACTTCGTGAACAAGTCCCAAGCGTCCAACAGCGCGCAGTGCGCGTTTCAGGTGGCTCACCTGCCGCCATGTACCGTCTTGGCATCTGGCCGTATCTCGCAAGCTCTGTGCAGTCGACGTTCATCATGGTGTTCGTGAGTGCGGTATACGAATTGACGATATCCAGTCTGCTTTACGGACCCTCATCCAGTACGCTGGCCGTCGTCGTCATGAGCGCCAACCAGGCCGGCGACATCAAAACCACGGCTGCCATATCCGTCTGGATGACCTGTCTCATGGTTGTAGCCATGGCACTCCTGACGTGGCTACCGACACGTGTCAAACGCCGCATACCGCGAACACCTGACACAATCCCGTCGCCATCCGTACATCCATTTGTTGAGTCGACATTGTCAGATTAG
- a CDS encoding ABC transporter permease family protein, with protein MANRKGTRHASCGLWALVAGLVLWPLCALLWTTGSEIAGAGATGSGGLLGGNALPSLWNSLWSAAVGTALAVVIGYGMAYACVHLDARRATWAHLAAMLPLLVPPFVGAFSWVQAYAKSGTVDWLFGCLAGSGPEFTGLGASSSYSQYIRRPSPT; from the coding sequence ATGGCAAATCGCAAAGGAACCCGACATGCAAGCTGCGGTCTGTGGGCGCTCGTGGCTGGGCTAGTGCTGTGGCCATTGTGCGCCCTCTTGTGGACGACGGGCAGCGAAATTGCTGGCGCCGGTGCGACAGGTAGCGGTGGTCTGCTGGGGGGCAACGCCTTGCCCTCGCTGTGGAACTCGCTCTGGTCGGCGGCTGTCGGCACGGCCTTGGCCGTCGTCATCGGCTATGGCATGGCCTACGCCTGTGTTCATCTCGATGCGCGCAGGGCAACGTGGGCGCATCTGGCGGCCATGCTCCCCCTCCTCGTCCCGCCGTTTGTCGGAGCGTTTTCTTGGGTGCAGGCATATGCCAAATCAGGCACCGTCGACTGGCTGTTTGGCTGTTTGGCTGGTTCTGGTCCGGAATTTACGGGCCTTGGGGCGTCATCGTCTTACTCGCAGTACATACGGCGCCCATCGCCTACTTGA
- a CDS encoding extracellular solute-binding protein, whose amino-acid sequence MPLERTMMVVRFRRKSLILSTISGALFVAGLAAGCGTSAASEEGAKAATTQVDDAKQAANPSGTLTVYGALTSANGDALAKAFEAYDANAKVNIITGGTGDLVTRIEAEAKAKSLHADVVLLADPTVMPNLANEHILSSYKPASATNLPSSLQGQDWVGAFTFHNVIIYHKGMSLPTPTSWTDLTKATYKGQLELGDPSYSGTTLGMVGYLSSKYGWRYFQDLRQNNATTQSSTNTVGTDVASGRVDVGISLDSVANSLIAQGSPVGIVWPKDGAIPVPAPVSIVAGKENALSKAFVDWLLSPAGQSEVSHLGLAPVSGSSNLVPQNATMASIDWSQIGQQRTTTINQFESIFSK is encoded by the coding sequence ATGCCACTTGAAAGGACGATGATGGTTGTGAGATTCCGGAGAAAATCACTGATTTTATCGACAATTTCAGGCGCGCTGTTCGTAGCGGGGCTCGCGGCAGGCTGTGGAACTTCAGCGGCGAGCGAGGAAGGTGCGAAAGCTGCGACGACGCAGGTCGACGACGCGAAGCAAGCGGCGAATCCGTCTGGAACGCTCACGGTATACGGCGCGTTGACGAGTGCGAACGGAGATGCGCTCGCTAAGGCGTTTGAGGCATATGATGCAAACGCAAAGGTCAACATCATCACGGGCGGGACAGGTGATCTCGTCACGCGCATCGAGGCTGAGGCCAAGGCAAAATCGTTGCATGCGGATGTCGTGTTGTTGGCGGATCCGACCGTGATGCCGAATTTGGCCAATGAACACATACTCTCCTCCTACAAACCGGCCAGCGCGACCAACTTGCCGTCGTCATTGCAGGGGCAGGATTGGGTTGGCGCATTTACGTTTCACAACGTCATCATCTATCACAAAGGGATGTCTCTCCCAACTCCCACTTCCTGGACAGACCTGACGAAGGCAACGTATAAAGGTCAGCTTGAACTAGGCGATCCGTCCTATTCCGGCACCACCCTCGGCATGGTCGGCTACCTCAGTTCAAAATACGGTTGGCGTTACTTTCAGGATCTGCGCCAAAACAACGCGACGACGCAATCCTCCACGAATACCGTCGGTACAGATGTGGCGTCCGGGCGCGTCGATGTAGGAATTAGCCTCGACAGCGTCGCGAACAGTTTGATTGCGCAGGGGTCTCCCGTCGGCATCGTCTGGCCGAAGGACGGCGCCATCCCGGTACCGGCGCCCGTGAGTATTGTGGCTGGTAAGGAAAACGCCTTGTCCAAAGCCTTTGTCGATTGGCTGCTGAGCCCCGCCGGGCAGAGTGAAGTGAGTCATTTGGGGTTGGCGCCCGTGAGCGGATCATCCAATCTCGTCCCACAGAACGCCACGATGGCGAGCATTGATTGGTCACAAATTGGTCAGCAGCGCACCACGACCATCAATCAATTCGAGTCTATCTTCAGCAAATGA
- a CDS encoding homoserine dehydrogenase, whose translation MDNINIGLLGCGVVGTGILRVLADKRDILQKERGLSIGVRGIVVRDLNRCRDDIVDATKLHTDWMHVCADDDIDVVVEVMGGTDSARAAVLYALRHGKSVVTANKELMAKYGDEIRHVAREYGQYVRFEASVLAGIPVVHTLETYFHMSQIVRLRGIMNGTSNYILTRMHREGLAFADALRAAQSLGYAEANPDMDVDGIDAWCKLQILLDCIGVPQDARVGTEVEGIRSVSQSDIRTAQTQNCKIKHVVSAQWDLESGLVNWHVGPESITLDDPLYAIDDVQNAICIDGDASGTITLSGPGAGALPTASAVLEDVLKIAQKLQVSLSV comes from the coding sequence ATGGACAACATCAACATTGGATTACTGGGGTGCGGTGTGGTGGGCACCGGCATTTTACGCGTTCTCGCCGACAAACGCGACATTCTACAGAAGGAACGCGGGCTCTCGATAGGCGTGCGCGGCATTGTCGTGCGGGATTTGAATCGATGTCGCGACGACATTGTGGACGCGACTAAGTTACATACCGACTGGATGCATGTGTGTGCAGATGACGACATCGATGTCGTCGTCGAAGTGATGGGCGGCACGGACAGCGCGCGGGCTGCAGTGCTCTACGCCCTCCGACACGGAAAATCTGTGGTCACCGCCAACAAGGAACTCATGGCCAAATACGGCGATGAGATTCGCCACGTCGCGCGCGAATACGGCCAATACGTTCGCTTCGAAGCGAGCGTTCTCGCAGGCATTCCGGTTGTGCACACCCTAGAGACCTATTTTCACATGAGCCAAATTGTCCGCCTGCGTGGAATCATGAACGGCACATCAAATTACATCCTCACCCGGATGCACCGAGAAGGACTGGCATTCGCCGACGCCCTTCGCGCCGCCCAATCGCTCGGCTACGCCGAAGCGAATCCAGACATGGACGTGGACGGCATTGACGCCTGGTGCAAACTCCAAATTTTGCTCGACTGCATCGGCGTTCCGCAAGACGCGCGCGTCGGCACGGAAGTCGAGGGCATTCGGTCGGTATCCCAATCAGACATCCGCACGGCACAAACGCAAAACTGCAAAATCAAACACGTCGTCTCGGCACAGTGGGATTTAGAATCAGGTCTCGTAAACTGGCACGTCGGGCCAGAGTCCATCACCCTTGACGATCCACTCTACGCCATCGACGACGTCCAAAACGCCATCTGCATCGACGGAGACGCATCGGGCACCATCACACTGTCTGGCCCGGGCGCAGGCGCACTGCCGACGGCGAGCGCCGTCCTCGAAGACGTGCTCAAAATTGCACAGAAGCTACAGGTTTCGCTGTCGGTGTGA
- a CDS encoding APC family permease, which translates to MQKLNRNIGTFGLMMTGVGSIIGSGWLFGAQKAVVVAGPAAIVAWIIGMVMVLFIGLVYAELGARFPESGGMVRYAQYSHGSVIGFISGWSNWIAIVSVIPIEAEASIQYMSSWPFAWTHALYSTSSQTLTATGLWLAAVLVFIYFLINFWTVQLFARVNTFITVLKFAIPGLTAIALLCSGFHSENFSQHGGFTPFGWSGVLTAVATSGIVFAFNGFTSPVNLAGEVKRPNRSVPIAVVGSILLAAVIYLLLQVAFIGSLTPAMLANGFAHLNFDSPFANLAMAFGLNWLAIILFADAFVSPSGTGITYTATTARMIFGISENGWLAKSFAHVHPKWRIPRRAMWANLVIAYLFLILFRGWGQLSTVISIATLLSYTTGPVSALAFRDVADGMGSSVRVKGLKILAPIAFVMASLILYAGKWPSTGRVIFVILVGLPIYLFFQYRNEGFKGFGKHLKSSIWMIAYLAFMILVSFLGSAQFGGIQVIPYGIDLLVVAVGSLAFFYWGVRSAWVTPYLERAQTDYETEVRASASPLGRTSDAAADLPSTTL; encoded by the coding sequence TTGCAAAAGTTAAACAGAAATATTGGCACGTTTGGCCTGATGATGACCGGCGTCGGTTCTATCATCGGCTCAGGCTGGTTGTTTGGCGCGCAGAAGGCAGTCGTCGTCGCGGGTCCAGCAGCTATTGTGGCCTGGATTATCGGCATGGTCATGGTCCTCTTCATTGGCCTAGTGTATGCTGAGCTCGGCGCGCGATTCCCGGAATCTGGCGGGATGGTCCGCTACGCCCAGTACTCACATGGCTCCGTCATTGGTTTCATCTCTGGGTGGTCGAACTGGATTGCCATTGTTTCCGTCATTCCAATTGAAGCAGAAGCCTCGATTCAATACATGAGTTCGTGGCCCTTCGCTTGGACACATGCGCTCTATTCGACCAGTTCTCAAACGTTGACTGCCACAGGCCTATGGTTGGCCGCCGTCCTGGTTTTCATCTACTTCTTAATCAACTTCTGGACCGTCCAACTATTCGCACGCGTCAACACGTTCATCACCGTGCTCAAGTTCGCGATTCCAGGTCTGACTGCGATAGCTTTGCTTTGCAGTGGGTTCCACAGCGAAAACTTCTCGCAACACGGCGGATTTACGCCCTTTGGTTGGTCGGGTGTACTCACGGCTGTCGCGACTTCAGGAATTGTCTTTGCATTTAACGGCTTTACCAGCCCCGTCAATCTGGCAGGTGAGGTAAAGCGTCCAAATCGTTCTGTGCCAATTGCCGTAGTCGGATCAATCCTTTTGGCCGCCGTCATCTATCTTTTGCTGCAAGTGGCCTTTATCGGAAGTTTGACACCTGCTATGCTCGCCAACGGGTTTGCTCATTTGAACTTTGACTCACCCTTTGCAAACTTGGCCATGGCTTTTGGCCTCAACTGGCTGGCCATCATCTTGTTTGCGGACGCATTCGTGTCACCATCTGGAACGGGCATCACGTATACAGCGACCACGGCTCGTATGATTTTTGGCATCAGTGAAAACGGTTGGCTGGCGAAATCGTTCGCCCATGTGCATCCAAAGTGGCGAATTCCTCGCAGAGCCATGTGGGCCAATCTCGTCATCGCGTATCTGTTCCTGATACTGTTCCGCGGTTGGGGACAACTGTCCACCGTCATTTCCATTGCGACCTTGTTGTCCTACACGACGGGCCCTGTATCGGCATTGGCATTCCGCGACGTCGCGGATGGCATGGGTTCGAGCGTACGCGTCAAGGGCTTGAAAATACTAGCACCCATCGCCTTCGTGATGGCATCCTTGATTCTCTACGCAGGCAAATGGCCGTCTACGGGACGCGTCATCTTCGTAATTCTTGTCGGGTTGCCCATCTACCTCTTCTTCCAATATCGGAATGAAGGGTTCAAGGGATTTGGCAAACATCTCAAATCTAGCATTTGGATGATTGCCTATCTCGCGTTCATGATTCTCGTGTCATTTCTCGGCAGTGCGCAATTTGGGGGCATTCAAGTCATCCCCTACGGCATTGACTTGTTAGTCGTGGCCGTGGGCTCCCTCGCCTTCTTCTACTGGGGTGTTCGCAGTGCCTGGGTGACGCCGTATCTCGAACGCGCTCAAACGGATTACGAAACAGAAGTCCGCGCCAGCGCATCGCCATTGGGGCGGACATCGGACGCGGCTGCGGATTTGCCGTCCACGACCCTGTAA
- a CDS encoding MerR family transcriptional regulator, which produces MDTTDDLLTIDEVFAALSEAGVTSSIQMTRTWVREGKLEGAFMPKGARNRKEGWRVPRASVEAFIQSRRPERGQIDQLQEEVQRLTLELMSTRRRAAQFSQNEARQLAIKERVYQTIRDITANGRAYIPEHAQLVLDIVTGDVSKLTDKQLYLLCDQLLALSPQLLDGDDITTHR; this is translated from the coding sequence GTGGACACGACGGACGATTTGCTTACTATCGACGAAGTATTTGCCGCATTGTCAGAAGCGGGTGTCACATCATCCATTCAAATGACGCGTACCTGGGTGCGGGAAGGCAAACTTGAAGGGGCCTTTATGCCAAAAGGCGCGCGAAATCGCAAAGAGGGCTGGCGCGTGCCGCGCGCGAGCGTAGAGGCCTTCATCCAGTCACGGAGGCCGGAACGGGGGCAGATTGACCAACTTCAAGAGGAAGTCCAACGGCTGACACTCGAACTGATGTCGACCCGCCGTCGCGCCGCGCAATTCTCGCAAAACGAAGCGCGTCAACTGGCCATCAAAGAGCGAGTCTATCAAACCATTCGCGACATCACCGCGAACGGTCGGGCGTACATTCCTGAACACGCACAGCTGGTGTTGGATATTGTGACAGGCGACGTCTCAAAACTGACCGACAAACAGTTGTATCTTCTATGCGACCAGTTGTTGGCTTTGTCCCCACAGCTGCTCGATGGTGACGACATCACCACGCACCGCTAA
- a CDS encoding GerAB/ArcD/ProY family transporter → MMTFISMFALPRTPKPMILGLFLFACGLAVWAGIEVIARCAETFVPITITFFLFVFICLLPNMRPAYVRPVLGPDWFETIIQAAIVPSAWYGEFLLMGFLLPFLETSKNVRRMSYYLLTFIGVFVVMIALQSTMVAGPLIEKLTYSYYITARYISLGDFFERIDPLIISIWMYGLVVKEAVCLFVFATCVTHLTGLSDHRLIVMPVTILTMIGCLWMFPNLAELRSFLTYTFPIEGMVVQNILPTFLLAVDMLRRRLDRSPAHA, encoded by the coding sequence ATGATGACCTTCATTTCGATGTTTGCCCTTCCGCGCACGCCAAAACCGATGATTCTCGGGCTATTTCTATTCGCATGTGGGCTCGCGGTCTGGGCAGGCATCGAAGTGATTGCGCGCTGCGCAGAGACGTTTGTCCCAATTACCATTACGTTTTTCCTCTTCGTATTTATTTGTTTGCTGCCCAACATGCGTCCTGCATATGTTCGCCCCGTGTTGGGGCCGGACTGGTTTGAGACCATCATTCAGGCGGCGATTGTGCCATCGGCCTGGTACGGGGAATTTCTGCTGATGGGGTTTCTGTTGCCCTTTTTGGAGACGAGCAAAAACGTTCGCCGCATGTCGTATTACCTGCTGACGTTCATTGGCGTATTTGTCGTGATGATAGCACTCCAAAGTACCATGGTCGCAGGGCCGCTCATCGAGAAACTGACGTACTCCTATTACATTACGGCCCGGTACATTAGCCTGGGTGACTTTTTTGAGCGAATTGACCCACTCATCATCTCGATTTGGATGTACGGGCTGGTGGTGAAAGAGGCGGTCTGTTTGTTTGTGTTTGCAACCTGTGTCACGCACTTGACAGGATTGTCTGATCACCGGTTAATTGTCATGCCAGTGACCATCTTGACGATGATTGGGTGCCTGTGGATGTTCCCGAATTTGGCGGAACTGCGCAGTTTCTTGACCTACACGTTTCCCATTGAAGGGATGGTCGTCCAGAACATTTTGCCCACGTTCCTGTTAGCCGTTGACATGCTCAGGCGCAGGCTGGATAGGTCGCCTGCCCATGCGTAA
- a CDS encoding Ger(x)C family spore germination protein: MRNLRKLLFIFMTIGLILPLSGCWDRKEVNELALVMAKAIDLTPDNRVLVSVHVAIPSRVGGAQTGMGGGSGGKSFFMISATGRSVSEADANVQKKLPRQLYLPHLRIILIGDRMAKTGMMDILDHFGRNPPNRLRTAILVAKDSDARSLLNTTYPLESLSGEAIRKLERQLTGSNTTLMDFMIQSASEGTDQMASAIDIKPAQESPGGDSSDTGGTDGSDSSSQGEESGDTEPAFSFDHCAVFRNLKLVGYLDPDDTMSLEWMLDRLKYTMLTMEVPKMGKTISVDLTQAHRRVRTQVQGNQVSVQYQLSGAAMLIENQTGLDADDPEVMKTFQTAVNAYVVHAGSRIVGANSLSRPC; this comes from the coding sequence ATGCGTAACCTGCGCAAATTGCTCTTCATCTTCATGACGATTGGTTTGATTCTGCCCCTTTCCGGGTGTTGGGATCGGAAAGAGGTCAACGAACTCGCACTCGTCATGGCGAAAGCAATCGATTTAACCCCGGATAACCGCGTCCTCGTGAGTGTACACGTGGCTATCCCATCGCGGGTCGGGGGTGCCCAGACGGGAATGGGTGGCGGATCAGGCGGCAAGAGCTTCTTTATGATCAGCGCCACGGGCCGCAGCGTCAGCGAGGCGGATGCCAATGTTCAGAAGAAACTTCCTCGGCAGCTGTACTTGCCGCATCTGCGCATTATTTTGATTGGTGACCGGATGGCCAAAACCGGGATGATGGATATTCTCGATCACTTCGGGAGAAATCCCCCCAACCGCCTGCGCACGGCGATTTTGGTTGCGAAGGACAGCGATGCTCGGTCCTTGCTAAATACCACGTATCCGCTGGAGAGTTTATCTGGTGAGGCGATTCGTAAGTTGGAGCGTCAACTGACGGGATCGAATACGACCTTGATGGACTTCATGATTCAATCGGCGAGTGAAGGCACAGATCAGATGGCAAGCGCGATTGACATCAAGCCGGCACAGGAGTCACCAGGCGGAGACTCGTCGGACACTGGTGGAACAGATGGGAGCGATTCGAGCAGTCAGGGGGAAGAGAGTGGGGATACGGAGCCCGCGTTTTCATTTGATCACTGCGCGGTCTTTCGCAATTTAAAACTGGTCGGCTACCTAGACCCGGACGACACCATGTCGTTGGAGTGGATGCTCGACAGGCTGAAGTACACCATGCTGACGATGGAAGTGCCAAAGATGGGGAAGACCATCAGCGTGGACTTGACCCAGGCGCATCGGCGTGTCCGCACGCAGGTGCAAGGCAATCAGGTATCCGTGCAGTATCAGCTATCCGGGGCGGCGATGCTGATTGAAAACCAGACGGGCCTTGACGCTGACGACCCTGAGGTGATGAAGACGTTTCAGACGGCTGTGAACGCCTATGTTGTTCACGCTGGCAGCCGCATCGTGGGTGCAAATTCGCTTTCTCGTCCCTGTTGA